One Amycolatopsis thermophila DNA segment encodes these proteins:
- a CDS encoding enoyl-CoA hydratase-related protein, whose translation MSDTGVEYRREGTSGLVLLDAPNRNALTPEFADAVVDGLERAEADPEVTALVLASAGPSFCSGADLDMLTRVGADPLADENFAGIGRIYGLFERLREARIPTLAAVNGTLVGAGLNLPLACDLRIVSDDLRLIGFGRAGVHPGGGHLAMLDRHLHGGAGAAIALFNQEMRAEQALAAGFAWQVVPRDELLPAALALAAAAGADGDLTRAVTRTYRAVDETRPTPRAAVLLERAPQVWSMQRRVRG comes from the coding sequence ATGAGCGACACCGGAGTCGAATACCGCCGCGAGGGGACCAGCGGGCTCGTCCTGCTGGACGCGCCGAACCGCAACGCCCTCACCCCCGAGTTCGCCGACGCGGTCGTCGACGGCCTGGAGCGGGCCGAGGCCGACCCCGAGGTGACCGCCCTGGTGCTCGCTTCGGCAGGGCCCAGTTTCTGCAGTGGCGCCGACCTCGACATGCTCACGCGCGTGGGCGCCGATCCGCTCGCGGACGAGAACTTCGCCGGCATCGGCCGGATCTACGGGCTGTTCGAGCGGCTGCGCGAGGCCAGGATCCCGACCCTGGCCGCCGTCAACGGCACACTGGTGGGTGCCGGCCTGAACCTGCCGCTCGCCTGCGACCTGCGCATCGTGTCCGACGACCTGAGGCTGATCGGGTTCGGCCGCGCCGGCGTGCACCCCGGCGGCGGTCACCTCGCAATGCTCGACCGGCACCTGCACGGCGGCGCGGGCGCGGCGATCGCGTTGTTCAACCAGGAGATGCGCGCCGAACAAGCTCTGGCCGCGGGCTTCGCCTGGCAGGTCGTCCCCCGCGACGAGCTGCTGCCGGCCGCCCTGGCGCTCGCCGCCGCTGCCGGCGCGGACGGAGACCTCACCAGGGCGGTGACGCGGACCTACCGCGCGGTCGACGAGACCCGTCCCACCCCACGGGCCGCGGTCCTGCTCGAGCGGGCTCCCCAGGTGTGGAGCATGCAGCGCCGCGTTCGAGGCTGA
- a CDS encoding acyl-CoA dehydrogenase family protein → MTTTPEELSDLRASLRAMLERRCPSERVREVAESAPGVDLDLWTLLARDMGVPAMTVPEESGGIGAEPEAVAVVAEELGRALAPVPFLASAVLATTAFAQAGGAPVAAEWLPRLALGAIGTVAVTGADGVPGVDRLDVRATVSGERIVLDGTAGFVPDAEVAEVLVVAARGEHGPVVAAVEPGAVVAEPVVVHDRTRRLSTVRLTAVSVPRADVLAEGGSAVALLEAVYRHGAAALAADAAGGARRVHEMAVQYAKDRVQFDRPIGSFQAVKHKLADMYVLVEGAAAAAGGAAEAAAADDERALALTASFALEAYTEVAGDAIQVHGGIGYTWEHDCHLFFKRAQLDQELLGSAAWLRARAAKALIGVV, encoded by the coding sequence ATGACCACCACACCTGAGGAACTGTCCGACCTGCGCGCGAGCCTGCGCGCGATGCTGGAACGGCGCTGCCCGTCGGAACGGGTCCGGGAGGTCGCCGAGTCGGCCCCTGGGGTCGACCTCGACCTGTGGACACTGCTGGCGCGGGACATGGGGGTCCCGGCGATGACCGTGCCCGAGGAGTCCGGCGGTATCGGTGCGGAGCCCGAGGCCGTCGCGGTCGTGGCCGAGGAACTGGGCAGGGCACTCGCGCCGGTTCCGTTCCTCGCCAGCGCCGTGCTCGCGACCACCGCCTTCGCCCAGGCGGGTGGTGCGCCCGTGGCGGCCGAGTGGCTGCCCCGGCTCGCGTTGGGGGCGATCGGAACGGTCGCCGTGACGGGCGCCGACGGTGTTCCCGGCGTCGACCGGCTGGACGTGCGGGCGACGGTGTCGGGTGAGCGGATCGTGCTCGACGGCACGGCCGGTTTCGTTCCCGATGCGGAGGTCGCCGAGGTGCTCGTGGTCGCCGCGCGGGGCGAGCACGGGCCGGTCGTCGCGGCCGTCGAGCCGGGCGCCGTCGTGGCGGAACCGGTGGTGGTGCACGATCGGACGCGCCGGCTGAGCACCGTGCGGCTGACCGCGGTTTCCGTGCCGCGCGCCGACGTGCTGGCCGAGGGTGGCTCCGCGGTGGCGTTGCTGGAGGCGGTGTACCGGCACGGCGCGGCGGCGCTGGCCGCCGACGCGGCAGGCGGCGCGCGCCGGGTGCACGAGATGGCGGTCCAGTACGCCAAGGACCGGGTGCAGTTCGACCGTCCCATCGGCTCGTTCCAGGCCGTGAAGCACAAGCTCGCGGACATGTACGTCCTCGTCGAGGGTGCGGCCGCCGCGGCCGGAGGCGCGGCGGAAGCCGCCGCCGCGGATGACGAGCGCGCGCTGGCGCTCACCGCGTCGTTCGCGCTCGAGGCTTACACCGAGGTCGCCGGGGACGCGATCCAGGTGCACGGCGGCATCGGCTACACGTGGGAGCACGACTGCCACCTGTTCTTCAAACGCGCCCAGCTGGACCAGGAACTCCTGGGTAGCGCCGCCTGGCTGCGGGCCAGGGCCGCCAAGGCGCTTATTGGGGTGGTGTGA
- a CDS encoding acyl-CoA dehydrogenase family protein, giving the protein MTAKAPGEDAELAAYRARVRAWLAEHTPADWAEKLPYADEAEVLEFYRTWARELHSAGLLVPQWPERFGGAGAGLAQQVVLQQEMSRAGAPRPRYLAISLGHAAATLMEHGSPEQQKLLDGILDGDVWCQGFSEPGAGSDLASLRTRAVREGDYYVVNGQKIWSSMGLYARWGLLLARTDPDAPKHRGISLFILDMRAPGVEVRPIRQATGAHEFAEVFLTDVRIPAAMLVGQENEGWRLAQTTLATERYAQMVELHAGLEELLALLVRQARTLRAADGGPLVEDSEFRQRLAGFAGEVEVLGLINDRVLGDISAGRDPGARGSILKLYFSRLLQRLTAFGVRSNGLAAHVDPQRKNDLSYTSGDWMLDHIRSWTWTIAAGSNEIQRNIIGERVLGLPREPR; this is encoded by the coding sequence ATGACCGCGAAAGCACCGGGCGAGGACGCCGAGCTCGCGGCCTACCGGGCCCGCGTGCGCGCGTGGCTGGCCGAGCACACACCCGCGGACTGGGCGGAGAAGCTGCCCTACGCCGACGAGGCCGAGGTACTCGAGTTCTACCGGACCTGGGCTCGCGAACTGCACTCCGCCGGCCTGCTCGTGCCGCAGTGGCCCGAGCGGTTCGGCGGTGCCGGAGCCGGGCTCGCCCAGCAGGTGGTCCTGCAGCAGGAGATGAGCCGGGCCGGGGCGCCGCGCCCGCGCTACCTCGCGATCTCGCTCGGGCACGCGGCGGCGACCCTCATGGAGCACGGCAGCCCCGAACAGCAGAAGCTCCTGGACGGGATCCTCGACGGCGATGTGTGGTGCCAGGGGTTCTCCGAACCGGGTGCGGGATCCGACCTTGCCTCGCTGCGCACCCGTGCGGTGCGCGAAGGCGACTACTACGTTGTGAACGGGCAGAAGATCTGGTCGAGCATGGGGCTCTACGCCCGCTGGGGCCTCCTGCTCGCCCGGACCGACCCGGACGCGCCGAAGCACCGGGGGATCAGCCTGTTCATCCTCGACATGCGGGCGCCCGGCGTCGAGGTCCGCCCGATCCGGCAGGCCACCGGCGCGCACGAGTTCGCCGAGGTGTTCCTCACCGACGTGCGGATCCCGGCCGCGATGCTGGTCGGCCAGGAGAACGAGGGCTGGCGACTGGCCCAGACCACCTTGGCCACGGAGCGCTACGCGCAGATGGTCGAGCTGCACGCCGGGCTGGAGGAACTGCTCGCCCTGCTGGTCCGGCAGGCCCGCACGTTGCGCGCCGCCGACGGCGGGCCGCTGGTGGAGGACTCGGAGTTCCGGCAGCGTCTGGCCGGCTTCGCCGGTGAGGTCGAGGTGCTGGGCCTGATCAACGACCGGGTGCTCGGGGACATCAGCGCGGGCCGTGACCCCGGCGCGCGGGGGTCGATCCTCAAGCTCTACTTCAGCCGGCTGCTCCAGCGGCTCACCGCCTTCGGGGTGCGCAGCAACGGTCTGGCGGCACACGTCGACCCGCAGCGCAAGAACGACCTCAGCTACACCTCCGGCGACTGGATGCTCGACCACATCAGGTCGTGGACCTGGACGATCGCCGCCGGAAGCAACGAGATCCAGCGCAACATCATCGGCGAGCGCGTGCTCGGCCTGCCCCGGGAGCCACGATGA
- a CDS encoding MaoC/PaaZ C-terminal domain-containing protein, producing MAIDVNKAVGASAGSAKTTWSERDVVLYQLGLGAGADPLSERDLAYVLEDRLRVLPSYAVIPGSEGVRGLTDVPGLEFDHTKMLHGEHEIELFEPLPTAATVSTEGRVAAIYDKGSAALTVLEATSTSEDGRPLFVNRFSLFMRGAGGFGGPKSPPAEGGPLPQRAPDVVAPVPTLPQQALLYRLNGDVNPVHSDPRIAAKAGFDRPILHGLCTFGIVCKATVDGVLDGDTARVRRFRARFAGVVFPGETITVRCWREGTIVRVLARVEDRDADVLTNGILEVTGEETA from the coding sequence ATGGCTATCGACGTGAACAAGGCGGTCGGCGCGAGCGCCGGCAGCGCGAAGACCACCTGGTCGGAGCGCGACGTGGTGCTCTACCAGCTCGGTCTGGGCGCGGGCGCGGACCCGTTGTCCGAGCGCGACCTGGCGTATGTGCTGGAGGACCGGTTGCGGGTTCTGCCCAGCTACGCGGTGATTCCCGGCTCCGAGGGGGTTCGCGGGCTGACGGACGTGCCGGGCCTGGAGTTCGACCACACGAAGATGCTGCACGGCGAGCACGAGATCGAGCTGTTCGAGCCGTTGCCCACGGCCGCGACGGTGTCCACCGAGGGCCGGGTCGCGGCGATCTACGACAAGGGCAGCGCCGCGCTGACCGTGCTGGAGGCCACGTCCACTTCGGAGGACGGCCGCCCGCTGTTCGTCAACAGGTTCTCGTTGTTCATGCGCGGAGCCGGCGGTTTCGGCGGGCCCAAGAGCCCGCCCGCCGAGGGCGGGCCGTTGCCGCAACGGGCACCGGACGTCGTGGCGCCGGTGCCGACCCTGCCGCAGCAGGCTTTGCTGTACCGGCTCAACGGGGACGTCAACCCCGTCCACAGCGATCCGCGGATCGCGGCGAAGGCGGGCTTCGACCGGCCCATCCTGCACGGCCTGTGCACCTTCGGGATCGTCTGCAAGGCCACGGTCGACGGGGTGCTCGACGGCGACACCGCACGGGTGCGCCGCTTCCGGGCCCGGTTCGCCGGGGTCGTCTTCCCCGGCGAGACGATCACCGTCCGCTGCTGGCGAGAGGGGACGATCGTGCGGGTTCTCGCCCGGGTCGAGGACCGCGACGCCGACGTGCTGACCAACGGCATCCTCGAGGTGACCGGGGAGGAGACGGCATGA
- a CDS encoding phosphotransferase family protein: protein MSGHTTVGSGQREVGRDELPVPALEGHLSKVLGRPFRMDAATRLTAGASNKMYVLRDTGGEEVILRVPPRVKTSKSAHDIGREYRVLRALDGTGVPHPAAYDLCTDTSLLGVPFMVVQRVRGFHLELPLDPPYPLDPATLHTLVMSYVDTLAAIGEVDWRAAGLADFGRPDGFLSRQVDRWLSQLEGYRIRPLPHLELVTSWLRANQPADQAPGLLHGDYQFLNVLFAPEPGGGVAAVVDWEQATIGDPLIDLGWVLGLWAEAGERSAVSGGAPWITQEPGMPSRAEILDRYARTSSRDLGAVGYYQVLALFKLACILEGSYAKALRSESDIARHLEFGEMVPRLLADAAAIARGERR, encoded by the coding sequence GTGAGTGGTCACACCACCGTCGGATCCGGGCAGCGCGAGGTCGGCCGGGACGAACTGCCCGTCCCGGCGCTGGAAGGGCACCTGTCGAAGGTTCTCGGCCGGCCGTTCCGGATGGACGCCGCCACGCGGCTGACCGCCGGCGCCTCCAACAAGATGTACGTCCTGCGCGACACCGGCGGCGAGGAGGTCATCCTACGCGTCCCGCCGCGGGTGAAGACGTCGAAGTCCGCGCACGACATCGGGCGCGAATACCGTGTGCTGCGTGCGCTGGACGGCACCGGTGTCCCCCACCCGGCCGCCTACGACCTGTGCACGGACACCAGTCTGCTCGGTGTGCCGTTCATGGTGGTGCAACGGGTGCGCGGGTTCCACCTCGAGCTGCCGCTGGACCCGCCCTACCCCCTGGACCCCGCCACCCTGCACACGCTGGTGATGTCCTATGTGGACACCCTCGCCGCGATCGGCGAGGTCGACTGGCGGGCCGCCGGGCTGGCGGACTTCGGCAGGCCGGACGGTTTCCTGTCCCGGCAGGTCGACCGGTGGCTGTCCCAGCTGGAGGGTTACCGCATCCGGCCACTGCCGCATCTGGAGCTGGTCACGTCGTGGTTGCGCGCCAACCAGCCGGCGGACCAGGCGCCCGGCCTGCTGCACGGGGACTACCAGTTCCTCAACGTGCTGTTCGCGCCCGAGCCGGGCGGCGGGGTGGCCGCGGTGGTCGACTGGGAACAGGCCACCATCGGCGACCCCCTCATCGACCTCGGCTGGGTGCTCGGGCTCTGGGCCGAGGCGGGGGAGCGCTCCGCCGTGTCCGGGGGCGCCCCGTGGATCACACAGGAGCCGGGCATGCCGTCCAGAGCCGAGATCCTCGACCGGTACGCGCGCACCTCCAGCCGTGATCTCGGCGCCGTCGGCTACTACCAGGTGCTGGCCCTGTTCAAGCTCGCCTGCATCCTCGAAGGCTCGTACGCCAAGGCGCTGCGGTCCGAAAGCGACATCGCCCGCCACCTGGAGTTCGGGGAGATGGTGCCCAGGTTGCTCGCCGACGCCGCCGCCATCGCGCGGGGCGAACGCCGCTAG
- a CDS encoding LLM class F420-dependent oxidoreductase translates to MVSVRRAIGLTIPVAGGGLAALPDVVASAADAGITEVWSSESNGADAFTPLAIAATAGRQVRLGTGVAGYLTRGPALLAQSAAALAELAPGRTAIGIGSSSFPMVQGWNGIPFDRRVARARDTVTFLRQAFAGGTVRGPFETITTRGFRLARVPGDPPPVLLAALGPRMVELGLEQADGVVVNWLSPADVDGLLGGRRDREVVCRIMVCPTTDPQRLRDGLRPLFAGYLSVPTYAAFQRRLGRGELLEPMWSAWAAGDRAEAARRVPDEVIDDLVVHGDPAACRDRLRSYLDAGVTSAVLAIVGPDGGPAAPSWPELREMVAGLAAPARENVGSSR, encoded by the coding sequence GTGGTGTCGGTGCGGCGCGCGATCGGCCTGACCATTCCCGTCGCGGGTGGTGGTCTCGCCGCCCTGCCAGACGTCGTCGCGAGCGCGGCGGACGCGGGGATCACCGAGGTCTGGTCCTCGGAGTCCAACGGCGCGGACGCCTTCACCCCGCTCGCCATCGCCGCCACGGCCGGGCGGCAGGTGCGGCTGGGCACCGGGGTCGCGGGATATCTGACCCGCGGTCCCGCGCTGCTCGCGCAGTCCGCCGCGGCGCTGGCCGAGCTCGCACCCGGGCGGACCGCGATCGGGATCGGGTCCTCGTCGTTTCCGATGGTGCAGGGGTGGAACGGGATCCCGTTCGACCGGCGTGTGGCGCGGGCTCGCGACACCGTGACGTTCCTGCGGCAGGCCTTCGCGGGCGGCACCGTGCGGGGCCCGTTCGAGACCATCACCACCCGCGGCTTCCGGCTGGCCCGGGTCCCCGGAGACCCGCCACCCGTGCTGCTGGCGGCGCTCGGGCCGCGCATGGTCGAGCTGGGCCTCGAGCAGGCCGACGGCGTCGTGGTCAACTGGCTGTCACCAGCCGATGTGGACGGTCTCCTCGGCGGACGGCGGGACCGGGAGGTCGTGTGCCGGATCATGGTCTGCCCGACCACCGACCCGCAGCGGTTGCGGGACGGCCTGCGACCGCTGTTCGCCGGATACCTGAGTGTGCCGACGTACGCGGCCTTCCAGCGCCGGCTCGGCCGAGGCGAGCTGCTCGAACCGATGTGGAGCGCCTGGGCGGCCGGCGACCGGGCGGAGGCGGCGCGGCGCGTGCCCGACGAGGTGATCGACGACCTCGTCGTGCACGGTGACCCCGCGGCCTGCCGGGATCGGCTGCGGTCCTATCTGGACGCCGGGGTGACCTCGGCAGTACTGGCGATCGTCGGGCCCGACGGTGGTCCGGCGGCGCCGTCGTGGCCGGAGCTCCGGGAGATGGTGGCCGGTCTGGCCGCGCCGGCGCGCGAGAACGTGGGGAGCAGCAGGTGA
- a CDS encoding acyl-CoA dehydrogenase family protein, translating to MFTIPESVRPIRDRVSRFIDDHLIPVELELGHGGPPARTLLKEIEEKAKAEGLYAIGHPAHLGGGGLSMLDYAYVNEVIGRCEPAQQALGTVSLQTVVMLDPVATEEQRERWVRPATMGDLRIAFAVTEPGVASADPTGLRTTARLEGDEWVLNGRKWFISAADRAAVTIVMAKTDPDAPPHRQFSMILVPTGTPGYTVGEELQVMGLRSVLSGHYEVELDNVRVPKENLIGGRGDGFVLAQQRLGPGRIYHCMRWLGVAQRAFDYLCARANERMLGGAPLGDKQFVQEWIFDSYHQIAANRYLVLDAAAKVDRGEQARVELSAIKVSCAKMVNEVLDRAMQVHGAEGLTDRLPLELMFREARYGRIVDGPDEAHKQRVARTILRSYREGDGWDFGARGE from the coding sequence GTGTTCACCATCCCCGAGAGCGTCCGGCCGATCCGGGACCGGGTGTCCCGGTTCATCGACGACCACCTGATTCCCGTCGAGCTCGAGCTCGGCCACGGCGGCCCGCCCGCCCGAACCCTGCTGAAGGAGATCGAAGAGAAGGCCAAGGCGGAGGGCCTCTACGCCATCGGCCATCCCGCGCACCTCGGCGGCGGCGGACTGTCCATGTTGGACTACGCCTACGTCAACGAGGTGATCGGCCGGTGCGAACCGGCCCAGCAGGCGCTGGGCACGGTCTCGCTCCAGACCGTCGTCATGCTCGACCCCGTGGCCACCGAGGAGCAGCGCGAGCGCTGGGTGCGGCCGGCCACGATGGGCGACCTGCGGATCGCCTTCGCGGTCACCGAGCCGGGGGTGGCGAGCGCGGACCCGACGGGGCTGCGGACCACGGCGCGGCTCGAGGGCGACGAGTGGGTGCTCAACGGGCGCAAGTGGTTCATCAGCGCCGCCGACCGGGCCGCCGTGACCATCGTGATGGCCAAGACCGATCCGGACGCGCCGCCGCACCGGCAGTTCAGCATGATCCTTGTGCCCACCGGCACCCCCGGGTACACGGTGGGTGAGGAGCTGCAGGTGATGGGCCTGCGCTCGGTGTTGTCCGGGCACTACGAGGTCGAACTGGACAACGTCCGGGTCCCGAAGGAGAACCTCATCGGCGGGCGCGGCGACGGCTTCGTGCTGGCGCAGCAGCGCCTCGGCCCGGGTCGCATCTACCACTGCATGCGCTGGCTGGGCGTCGCGCAGCGGGCCTTCGACTACCTGTGCGCCCGCGCGAACGAGCGCATGCTCGGCGGAGCGCCGCTCGGGGACAAGCAGTTCGTGCAGGAGTGGATCTTCGACTCCTACCACCAGATCGCCGCCAACCGCTACCTGGTGCTCGACGCGGCCGCCAAGGTCGATCGCGGTGAGCAGGCCCGCGTCGAACTGTCCGCCATCAAGGTGTCCTGCGCGAAGATGGTCAACGAGGTCCTGGACCGGGCGATGCAGGTCCACGGCGCCGAGGGGCTGACCGACCGGCTGCCGCTGGAACTGATGTTCCGCGAGGCGCGCTACGGACGGATCGTCGACGGGCCGGACGAGGCGCACAAGCAACGCGTCGCCCGCACGATCCTGCGTTCGTACCGCGAGGGCGACGGCTGGGACTTCGGCGCGCGGGGTGAATGA
- a CDS encoding AMP-binding protein yields the protein MGPFGDASTITLGDVLREHRRSRGGLTATVDHAVRLSYAEFDHRVNKLANALAAHGAGPGERVLWLGQNSFRLLELLGACAKLGAAVIPVNWRQSADELAFVIDDVAARVVVWQDAEIGVTVQAAREQSASAAGSLWVRHDATGPGSYEEFLESGDATDPGVDVDPASPVLGIYTAAFEGRPHAAMLSHWSALIEGLVVGRIAELSDATVFLNSGPMFHLGTLMTTLATLVHGGTNVVVARVDPEEMCAVIEAERCNRAFIMAPTLEAIREINAGGRFDLTSLWPDPDPATWTMCTPSANPATGRAGGYGQSEVSGLITSYGLGRKTDSIYGRPAPLSQVRIVDDTGADVPDGETGEIICRGPVVMTGYLHRDELNAQRRRGGWHYTGDLGKRAPDGSIHFVGPKLRMIKSASENIYPFEVERCLTAHPGVAAACVIGVPDERWTQSVKAVVVRAEGSTVTAEELVEHCRSSIASYKKPREVVFVGSLPKQANGQVDRDRVDAEHGGGGYPGQVSSGRRDVPLRAGAR from the coding sequence ATGGGGCCGTTCGGAGACGCGTCGACGATCACGCTGGGAGACGTGCTCCGGGAACACCGCCGCAGTCGAGGAGGGCTGACGGCGACGGTCGATCACGCCGTGCGCCTGTCCTACGCGGAGTTCGACCACCGGGTCAACAAGCTCGCCAACGCCCTCGCCGCGCACGGCGCCGGCCCGGGCGAGCGTGTCCTGTGGCTGGGGCAGAACTCGTTCCGGCTGCTGGAGCTGCTCGGCGCCTGCGCCAAGCTGGGCGCGGCGGTGATCCCGGTCAACTGGCGGCAGTCCGCCGACGAGCTCGCTTTCGTCATCGACGACGTCGCAGCTCGGGTGGTCGTCTGGCAGGACGCGGAGATCGGCGTGACCGTCCAGGCGGCCCGGGAGCAGTCCGCGAGCGCGGCCGGCTCACTGTGGGTTCGCCACGACGCCACCGGACCGGGCAGCTACGAAGAGTTCCTGGAGTCCGGGGACGCGACCGACCCGGGCGTCGACGTGGATCCCGCGAGCCCGGTGCTCGGCATCTACACCGCGGCGTTCGAGGGACGCCCGCACGCCGCGATGCTCTCGCACTGGTCCGCGCTGATCGAGGGCCTGGTCGTCGGGCGCATCGCGGAACTGAGCGATGCCACGGTGTTCCTCAACTCGGGGCCCATGTTCCACCTGGGCACGCTCATGACCACGCTGGCGACCCTCGTGCACGGCGGGACGAACGTCGTCGTCGCCCGGGTCGACCCCGAGGAGATGTGCGCGGTCATCGAAGCCGAACGCTGCAACCGGGCCTTCATCATGGCGCCCACCCTCGAGGCCATCCGCGAGATCAACGCCGGCGGCCGCTTCGACCTCACCAGCCTCTGGCCGGACCCGGACCCCGCCACCTGGACGATGTGCACGCCCAGCGCCAACCCGGCCACCGGGCGAGCAGGCGGCTACGGGCAGTCCGAGGTGTCCGGCCTCATCACCAGCTACGGGCTCGGCCGCAAGACCGACTCGATCTACGGCAGGCCCGCGCCGTTGAGCCAGGTGCGGATCGTCGACGACACCGGCGCGGACGTGCCCGACGGGGAGACCGGCGAGATCATCTGCCGGGGCCCGGTCGTCATGACCGGTTACCTCCACCGCGACGAACTCAACGCGCAGCGCCGGCGCGGTGGCTGGCACTACACCGGCGACCTGGGCAAGCGCGCCCCGGACGGGTCGATCCACTTCGTCGGGCCGAAGTTGCGGATGATCAAGTCCGCCTCGGAGAACATCTACCCGTTCGAGGTCGAACGCTGCCTCACCGCGCACCCCGGTGTCGCCGCGGCCTGCGTCATCGGGGTGCCGGACGAGCGCTGGACCCAGTCGGTCAAGGCCGTGGTCGTGCGAGCCGAGGGCAGCACCGTCACCGCCGAGGAGCTCGTCGAGCACTGCCGGTCGTCGATCGCCTCGTACAAGAAGCCCCGGGAGGTCGTGTTCGTCGGCTCGCTGCCGAAACAGGCCAACGGGCAGGTGGACCGCGACCGCGTCGACGCCGAGCACGGGGGCGGTGGCTATCCGGGACAGGTGTCCAGTGGCAGGCGGGACGTTCCGCTGCGCGCCGGCGCCCGGTGA
- a CDS encoding phenylacetate--CoA ligase family protein — MTERSEDQELYDPEAQTLAPEENRRRAFAGLQGEWDRVWSNPYYSNRYRQAGLEPGELPPLDEIPRTTKNDLRADVQANPPFGTHRSVQLEQARRVGTSTGTTGKPWLVLWTERDMAVAIDVRLQYLWRVGMRPGGRFAHSWPTGLYSTGVLAGRDFLKLGIMEIPCGLPSTDKDIEMHLDLWQLLSPTGFMLTGSQVQIYENAAARQGLDLRKLFNEASLLIVEALYQFEEPRRQFEQTYGVRLHNITGASEIPGYSINDCRFHTGMHVPMGHHWIQVVDPVTGKEVPTGERGHLVINSYDLDAFYLRYDVEDIVAATDEPCPCGETGQRYTFLGRGADRAEVGGKMVLPIDIQLALFPHGSPEFQLRPGQGSEIQLKVETEDEQSARRVEGILREDLGVPVKAESVPVGSLPRSTFKPRRVAS; from the coding sequence GTGACCGAACGAAGCGAGGACCAGGAGCTGTACGACCCCGAAGCCCAGACGCTGGCTCCGGAGGAGAACCGCCGGCGGGCGTTCGCCGGACTGCAGGGTGAGTGGGACCGGGTCTGGAGCAACCCCTACTACAGCAACCGCTACCGCCAGGCGGGCCTGGAACCGGGTGAGCTGCCCCCGCTGGACGAGATCCCGCGCACCACCAAGAACGACCTGCGGGCGGACGTGCAGGCCAACCCGCCGTTCGGCACCCACCGGTCCGTGCAGCTGGAACAGGCGCGGCGCGTGGGCACCTCGACCGGGACCACGGGCAAGCCGTGGCTGGTCCTGTGGACCGAACGCGACATGGCGGTGGCCATCGACGTGCGGTTGCAGTACCTCTGGCGGGTCGGCATGCGCCCCGGCGGGCGGTTCGCCCACAGCTGGCCGACCGGTCTCTACTCCACCGGCGTGCTGGCCGGGCGCGACTTCCTCAAGCTCGGGATCATGGAAATCCCGTGCGGACTGCCCAGCACCGACAAGGACATCGAGATGCACCTCGACCTGTGGCAGCTGCTCTCGCCCACGGGCTTCATGCTGACCGGCTCCCAGGTGCAGATCTACGAAAACGCCGCCGCGCGGCAGGGCCTCGACCTGCGCAAGCTGTTCAACGAGGCGTCCCTGCTGATCGTCGAGGCGCTCTACCAGTTCGAGGAGCCACGGCGGCAGTTCGAGCAGACCTACGGCGTCCGGCTGCACAACATCACCGGCGCGTCGGAGATCCCGGGCTACTCCATCAACGACTGCCGCTTCCACACCGGGATGCACGTCCCGATGGGGCATCACTGGATCCAGGTCGTCGACCCGGTGACCGGCAAGGAGGTGCCCACGGGCGAGCGCGGCCACCTGGTGATCAACTCCTACGACCTCGACGCGTTCTACCTCCGCTACGACGTGGAGGACATCGTGGCGGCCACCGACGAGCCGTGCCCGTGCGGCGAAACCGGTCAGCGGTACACCTTCCTCGGCCGCGGCGCGGACCGCGCCGAGGTCGGCGGGAAGATGGTGCTGCCGATCGACATCCAGCTGGCGCTGTTCCCGCACGGCTCGCCCGAGTTCCAGTTGCGCCCCGGGCAGGGCAGCGAGATCCAGCTCAAGGTGGAGACCGAGGACGAGCAGTCGGCGCGACGGGTCGAAGGGATCCTCCGCGAGGACCTCGGAGTGCCGGTGAAGGCCGAGTCGGTGCCCGTGGGCAGCCTCCCGCGCTCGACGTTCAAGCCGCGCCGCGTCGCGAGCTGA